A single Phycisphaerae bacterium DNA region contains:
- a CDS encoding VCBS repeat-containing protein has protein sequence MIGRLRALLVLAAMPVCGGADCANLGTGFPRRAAWTQTAVSTNAGVSPSAIVAGDFDGDSRVDIAVAYQGLDTSPPRIVILFRQADNTFTPVTLIEGDNVAGAVKLAVGDVNGDDRLDLVAACTDRVVYLPGPANPRQAANWNAFEIANSTGNTVGPWNDVAIANIDDANGPDIVACGQEPGRLCWFSSPAANIANGVGWQRIDIDATTRAGAASLAVADINGDGKIDIYSTAPQETSARVAWYQNPSNPVSQAWTKFTIGNVAAATRLAIGDLNADGRPDVVVTNPTGRQVGWYVRPQNPADAWSGFLITQYAAATPADIAIADIDGNGQLDIVVSSRNPGSLRWFTPVGTVTNQWIENNLIDLPTGVNAGRILLLDFDGDARPDVFGCLIGQSANQDALARWENPE, from the coding sequence ATGATTGGCAGGCTCCGTGCTCTGCTGGTACTGGCAGCCATGCCCGTTTGCGGCGGCGCTGATTGCGCCAATCTGGGTACCGGATTCCCCAGGCGCGCCGCATGGACCCAAACGGCGGTAAGCACCAATGCGGGCGTCAGTCCCAGCGCGATCGTCGCCGGCGATTTCGATGGGGACAGTCGGGTCGACATCGCCGTGGCCTATCAGGGGCTCGATACCTCGCCACCTCGTATCGTGATTCTGTTTCGGCAGGCGGATAATACGTTCACCCCGGTCACGCTCATCGAAGGTGACAATGTGGCCGGCGCGGTGAAGCTTGCCGTGGGCGACGTGAACGGCGACGATCGTCTCGACCTTGTCGCGGCCTGTACGGATCGCGTGGTGTATCTGCCGGGGCCGGCCAATCCGCGTCAGGCTGCAAATTGGAATGCGTTCGAGATCGCGAACTCAACCGGTAACACCGTCGGTCCGTGGAACGACGTGGCTATTGCAAACATCGACGACGCGAACGGCCCGGATATTGTGGCGTGCGGTCAGGAGCCGGGAAGGCTCTGCTGGTTCTCAAGTCCCGCCGCCAACATTGCGAACGGAGTCGGTTGGCAACGGATTGATATCGATGCGACGACACGGGCCGGCGCGGCGTCGCTCGCCGTGGCCGACATCAATGGGGACGGAAAAATCGACATCTACTCGACGGCGCCGCAAGAGACCAGCGCCCGTGTCGCGTGGTACCAGAATCCCTCGAACCCCGTAAGCCAGGCATGGACGAAGTTCACCATCGGCAACGTTGCCGCCGCGACGCGGCTTGCAATCGGCGACCTCAACGCCGATGGCCGTCCCGATGTGGTGGTGACTAATCCCACTGGACGCCAGGTCGGCTGGTATGTTCGTCCTCAGAATCCAGCGGATGCGTGGTCCGGTTTCCTGATCACTCAATACGCCGCCGCCACGCCGGCTGACATTGCGATTGCCGACATCGATGGCAACGGGCAGTTGGATATCGTCGTTTCGTCTAGAAATCCGGGATCGCTCCGTTGGTTCACGCCGGTCGGCACAGTGACAAATCAGTGGATCGAGAACAACCTGATCGACTTGCCCACCGGAGTGAATGCCGGCAGAATCCTGTTACTGGACTTCGATGGAGACGCGCGCCCCGATGTCTTCGGCTGCCTTATCGGTCAGTCAGCGAACCAGGACGCCCTCGCGCGATGGGAAAATCCGGAGTAA
- the serS gene encoding serine--tRNA ligase, translating into MLDIKFIRENPDTIRRAIEVKRVRCDLDRLLAVDQRRREIQQEADHIRSQSNELSGQVAHYKNPKSKLYQEMLAKGRSADDLKAEGDRLAGESSGLKQRLKDLEAESQTVADEFKSLMLTVPQVPSDKTPVGQSDADNKEVRRVGEPRRFEFEPLDHVELGRRLGILDLERGVKIAGTRNYLLRGAGSLLHQAVLRLAMDTITARGFEPVTVPVLVRDEMMYGTGYFPGGEEQAYRCERDGKSLVGTAEVPLTAMYGDEILDESQLPMKFAALSTCFRREAGAAGKDTHGIYRIHLFDKVEQVVLCRADDVESERHHHDIIANAEAVLQALDLPYRVLAVCTADMGQGKVEMYDIETWMPSRKSYGETHSASRFGDFQARRLNLRYKDSRLKTNIFCHTLNNTVIASPRILIPLLELNQNADGSVNVPLALRGYMGGMERIGPK; encoded by the coding sequence ATGCTTGATATCAAATTCATCCGTGAAAACCCCGACACCATCCGGCGAGCGATCGAAGTGAAGCGCGTCCGGTGTGATCTTGATCGACTCCTTGCAGTCGATCAGCGCCGGCGCGAGATCCAGCAGGAAGCCGACCATATTCGAAGCCAATCAAACGAGTTGTCGGGTCAGGTCGCCCACTACAAGAATCCCAAGAGCAAGCTTTACCAGGAGATGCTCGCAAAGGGTCGCAGCGCCGACGACCTGAAGGCCGAAGGCGACAGGCTTGCGGGCGAATCGAGCGGGCTGAAGCAGCGCCTGAAGGACCTGGAAGCCGAGAGTCAAACCGTCGCCGATGAATTCAAGTCGCTGATGCTTACCGTGCCGCAAGTGCCGTCAGACAAAACTCCGGTCGGCCAGAGCGACGCGGACAACAAGGAAGTTCGCCGCGTTGGAGAGCCGCGCCGATTCGAATTCGAACCGCTCGATCACGTTGAACTCGGCAGGCGACTCGGCATTCTGGACCTTGAGCGCGGCGTCAAAATCGCCGGCACTCGAAACTACCTGCTCCGGGGCGCGGGGAGCCTTCTGCACCAGGCCGTGCTCCGGCTGGCGATGGACACGATCACCGCGCGTGGCTTCGAACCTGTGACCGTGCCGGTTCTAGTGCGGGACGAAATGATGTACGGCACCGGCTATTTTCCGGGCGGCGAAGAGCAGGCTTATCGTTGCGAGCGTGACGGCAAGAGTCTCGTCGGAACCGCGGAAGTGCCGCTGACCGCGATGTATGGCGACGAGATCCTGGACGAATCGCAGCTTCCGATGAAATTCGCCGCGCTCTCGACATGTTTCCGCCGGGAGGCGGGCGCCGCGGGGAAGGACACTCACGGCATTTACCGAATCCACCTGTTTGACAAGGTCGAACAGGTGGTGCTCTGTCGCGCCGATGACGTTGAAAGCGAGCGTCACCACCATGATATCATCGCGAACGCCGAGGCAGTGCTTCAGGCCCTGGACCTGCCCTACCGTGTCCTGGCGGTCTGCACCGCAGACATGGGACAGGGCAAAGTCGAGATGTACGACATTGAGACCTGGATGCCGTCACGCAAAAGTTATGGCGAGACGCACAGCGCCAGTCGCTTCGGCGATTTTCAGGCCCGGCGGCTGAACCTGCGTTACAAGGATTCGCGGTTGAAGACGAACATTTTCTGCCACACGCTGAACAATACGGTCATTGCCAGTCCGCGAATCCTGATTCCGCTGCTTGAGTTGAATCAAAATGCGGACGGCAGCGTGAACGTGCCCCTTGCTTTGCGCGGCTACATGGGCGGAATGGAGCGAATCGGGCCGAAGTGA
- a CDS encoding glycosyltransferase encodes MSVLFPILSGFTTFILIVWILRFIVLSQLNRILKPLDASMYADAEGELPRMSMIVAAKDEEANIEPCLRSLAAQDYPNLQIVAVNDRSTDSTGAIMDRLSGEFLNLRVHHVHALRPGWFGKNNAMREGVEMAEGDWLCFTDADCVQTSPRSVSIALRYAIEKNADFISVLPSHEAHGFWERVVQPACSAVMILWFSPLVVNNPKRKTAYANGAFMLMKQSCYRAIGGHEAVRDQINEDMVMARRAKECGQRLVVVGNRDLYTVRMYGTLAQTWRGWTRIFCGSFNSVARLWAAVIVLATFTFTPWVSLAFAVISDGLLVERADLESLKYISITACAMQLATMALFYSISRVRFFYGLVYPIGALLSMGTLLNAIRCASGMGEIRWRGTTYRDGEIAPETSAA; translated from the coding sequence ATGAGTGTGCTGTTCCCCATCCTGTCGGGCTTCACGACGTTCATTCTTATTGTGTGGATCCTCCGTTTCATTGTGCTCAGCCAGCTCAATCGAATTCTCAAGCCGCTTGACGCTTCGATGTATGCCGATGCGGAGGGTGAACTTCCCCGAATGAGCATGATCGTTGCCGCCAAGGATGAGGAAGCGAATATCGAGCCGTGCCTGCGTTCACTCGCCGCGCAGGATTACCCGAATCTTCAGATCGTCGCGGTGAATGACCGCAGCACCGATTCGACCGGGGCAATCATGGATCGTCTTTCCGGCGAATTTCTCAATCTTCGCGTCCACCATGTTCACGCACTGCGCCCCGGCTGGTTCGGCAAGAACAATGCCATGCGCGAAGGCGTGGAAATGGCCGAAGGAGACTGGCTTTGCTTCACGGATGCCGACTGCGTTCAGACCTCTCCTCGCTCTGTTTCAATCGCATTGCGTTACGCCATCGAGAAGAATGCGGATTTTATTTCGGTGCTGCCGTCGCATGAGGCGCACGGCTTCTGGGAGCGCGTCGTGCAGCCGGCGTGCAGCGCCGTCATGATCCTCTGGTTCAGCCCGCTCGTCGTGAACAATCCGAAGCGAAAAACGGCCTATGCAAACGGCGCATTCATGCTGATGAAGCAGTCGTGCTACCGGGCCATCGGAGGACACGAGGCGGTCAGGGATCAGATCAACGAAGACATGGTCATGGCACGGCGGGCGAAGGAATGCGGACAACGCCTTGTCGTGGTCGGAAACCGCGACCTCTACACCGTTCGAATGTACGGCACGCTGGCCCAAACCTGGCGCGGCTGGACGCGAATCTTCTGCGGCTCGTTCAATTCCGTCGCTCGACTGTGGGCGGCCGTCATCGTGCTGGCCACCTTCACGTTCACGCCCTGGGTCTCACTGGCATTCGCCGTCATTTCGGACGGTCTGCTGGTCGAGCGGGCCGACCTGGAATCGCTTAAGTACATTTCCATCACGGCCTGTGCGATGCAACTGGCGACCATGGCACTTTTCTATTCAATCTCGCGCGTTCGTTTCTTCTACGGACTGGTCTATCCCATCGGCGCCTTGCTCTCGATGGGCACGCTGCTCAATGCAATTCGCTGCGCATCGGGTATGGGGGAAATCCGGTGGCGCGGCACGACCTATCGCGACGGGGAAATTGCGCCGGAAACGTCGGCCGCATGA
- the metG gene encoding methionine--tRNA ligase has protein sequence MKRKFLVTGALPYSNNRLHVGHIAGAYLPADIFVRYLRSNGDDVRFICGSDDNGVAIEISAMKEKTTPAELSARYHQLQKAAFEGLGIHFDIYGGTHQPEFTETHNKLSQDFFRRIHDNGHFVKRTTEQLFDPKANRFLPDRYVKGTCYHNKEDGAPCGSTEATGDQCENCGNAIDPLLLLNPRSVITGATPERKSTTHWYLQLAKFQGMLADWFSLTSLDWRPTVTNFAMGAIKKGLPERAMTRDLTWGVPVPLDDPDAAGKVLYVWFDAPIGYVSFTAALCRAAGENEADYKEWWQNPDCKIIHFIGEDNTVFHALIWPAMLLGTQYTAQEIASKGSAYAAPKEKGFYQLPANVVANSFLNIRFPGKEEEKISKSRGTAVWIDEYLKHLQPDPLRYYLTINAPENQRTVWSFDEFVTKNNKELIGTIGNFINRWQKFVTEDFGRAVPSDERSAEAEQELLGRLRAAPAIIAEEIEAMRFKSALTRIRELFDECNRYFDARQPWVTRKGDLLLCAATMNTCIQAVRILGVLIEPFLPFASEKIRVSLNIPKDAWVWPRAVEALPVGHPLGPVPEVLFPRIEMKDFDVADGKQ, from the coding sequence ATGAAGCGCAAATTTCTCGTCACGGGCGCATTGCCTTATTCCAACAATCGCCTGCATGTCGGCCACATCGCCGGCGCCTACCTCCCTGCGGATATTTTCGTGCGATATCTTCGCTCAAATGGCGACGACGTACGCTTCATCTGCGGCAGCGATGACAACGGCGTTGCCATTGAAATCTCAGCCATGAAGGAGAAAACGACGCCGGCCGAACTGAGCGCGCGATATCACCAACTGCAAAAGGCGGCCTTCGAAGGACTTGGAATTCACTTCGACATTTATGGCGGTACGCATCAACCCGAATTCACGGAAACTCACAACAAGCTGAGCCAGGATTTCTTCCGGCGTATCCACGACAACGGTCACTTCGTGAAGCGAACGACCGAGCAGCTTTTTGATCCGAAGGCCAACCGCTTTTTGCCGGATCGCTATGTGAAGGGCACCTGTTATCACAACAAAGAGGATGGCGCACCATGCGGGTCAACCGAGGCGACCGGCGATCAATGCGAGAACTGCGGGAACGCAATTGATCCGCTGTTGCTGCTAAATCCGCGCAGCGTGATCACCGGAGCCACGCCGGAGCGGAAATCCACCACCCACTGGTATCTTCAACTCGCAAAGTTTCAGGGCATGCTGGCCGATTGGTTCAGCCTGACTTCTCTGGACTGGCGGCCGACGGTGACAAATTTCGCAATGGGCGCAATCAAAAAGGGGCTGCCCGAACGCGCGATGACGCGCGACCTGACCTGGGGCGTGCCTGTTCCGCTGGACGATCCCGACGCGGCGGGCAAAGTGCTCTATGTCTGGTTTGACGCGCCGATCGGATACGTCAGCTTCACCGCCGCGCTCTGCCGGGCAGCCGGCGAAAACGAGGCGGATTACAAGGAATGGTGGCAGAATCCCGATTGCAAGATCATCCACTTCATCGGCGAGGACAACACCGTCTTTCATGCGCTGATCTGGCCGGCCATGTTGCTCGGCACGCAGTACACGGCCCAGGAAATCGCAAGCAAGGGCAGTGCCTATGCCGCCCCGAAGGAGAAGGGCTTCTATCAACTCCCGGCGAACGTGGTCGCCAATTCCTTCCTCAATATCCGGTTTCCCGGAAAGGAAGAGGAGAAAATCAGCAAGAGCCGCGGAACAGCCGTCTGGATCGACGAATACCTCAAACATCTTCAGCCCGATCCACTGAGATATTATCTCACGATCAACGCGCCGGAGAATCAGCGAACGGTGTGGAGCTTTGACGAGTTTGTCACGAAGAATAATAAGGAGCTGATCGGCACAATCGGGAACTTCATCAATCGCTGGCAGAAATTCGTCACGGAGGATTTTGGTCGTGCCGTCCCGTCGGACGAGCGATCCGCCGAGGCCGAGCAGGAATTGCTTGGCAGGCTGCGAGCGGCTCCGGCAATAATCGCCGAGGAGATCGAGGCGATGCGTTTCAAATCCGCGCTGACGAGGATTCGCGAGCTGTTTGATGAGTGCAATCGCTACTTCGACGCACGCCAACCTTGGGTGACTCGCAAGGGCGATCTTCTTCTGTGCGCCGCGACGATGAACACCTGCATTCAGGCGGTCCGAATCCTGGGCGTATTGATCGAGCCGTTCCTTCCATTCGCCTCGGAGAAGATTCGCGTCTCCCTGAACATACCGAAGGATGCGTGGGTCTGGCCTCGGGCCGTCGAGGCGCTGCCGGTGGGGCACCCCCTCGGCCCTGTGCCGGAGGTTCTTTTTCCCCGCATCGAGATGAAGGACTTCGACGTCGCTGATGGGAAACAGTGA
- a CDS encoding alpha/beta fold hydrolase, with amino-acid sequence MTPQDPTIELVELADGTLTHVRWWRPARPRGAVLYFHGIQSHGGWYEESGRRLAAAGFAVLMPDRRGSGLNAPPKGHFSSLDQCLEDNLHLLNVLKSDVGATDAHLLGVSWGGKQAVQLAQDAPESVKTVTLVGPGLFPRIDLTMMEKFRVGISMMNDRERLHDIPLNDAAYFTENPERIDFVNRDSLKLLQVSAAFLLTSRRLDKHIRTFHQAAFRSPMHLMLAGRDRIIDNERTKAWFRSLPSPDRRVTEYPEGGHTLEFERHADPFFEDMVNWIVERA; translated from the coding sequence ATGACGCCACAGGATCCGACGATTGAACTGGTGGAACTCGCCGACGGAACCCTTACCCATGTTCGCTGGTGGCGACCGGCGCGCCCGCGCGGCGCCGTGCTCTATTTTCACGGCATCCAGTCGCACGGCGGCTGGTATGAGGAATCGGGGCGGCGCCTTGCGGCCGCAGGGTTCGCGGTCTTGATGCCCGATCGCCGGGGCAGTGGGTTGAACGCCCCCCCCAAAGGGCATTTCTCGTCTCTTGACCAGTGCCTTGAGGACAACCTGCATTTGCTCAACGTGCTGAAAAGCGACGTCGGTGCGACAGACGCGCACCTCCTCGGCGTGAGCTGGGGAGGCAAGCAGGCGGTTCAATTGGCGCAGGATGCGCCGGAAAGTGTTAAGACAGTGACACTTGTCGGTCCGGGTCTGTTCCCGCGGATCGACCTGACGATGATGGAAAAATTCCGCGTCGGCATCTCCATGATGAACGATCGCGAACGGCTGCACGACATCCCGCTGAACGATGCGGCATACTTCACGGAGAACCCTGAGCGGATTGATTTCGTCAATCGAGACTCGCTCAAGCTGCTTCAGGTGTCGGCGGCGTTTCTCCTGACGTCGCGTCGCCTTGACAAGCACATCCGCACTTTTCACCAGGCGGCATTCCGCAGCCCGATGCACCTCATGCTCGCGGGACGCGATCGCATCATCGACAACGAGAGAACAAAGGCGTGGTTTCGATCCCTTCCGTCGCCCGATCGGCGCGTCACGGAATATCCCGAGGGCGGCCACACCCTGGAATTCGAACGCCACGCGGATCCTTTCTTCGAAGACATGGTGAACTGGATCGTCGAAAGAGCCTGA
- the cls gene encoding cardiolipin synthase yields the protein MSSALIWSLLSIVYYLAVTLAVLDILHNRREPRGMLAWILALVALPLIGLFLYMLVGPVPMQRKVQRRIRRRNLIEPSLVQKTAVLEQKHDARGAVRIDASTRSLMQLATRVSDAVVTSDNKVVVYHDAERAFLNLSLAIEAAEQHVHMEYYIFADDETGRAMRDLLVRKAGQGVEVRLLLDAVGCWSLSRRFVKEMKAGGVRVEFFLPWGLTNRRLQLNCRNHRKLTVVDGVLAFSGSKNIADEYLGRKRRKLGPWIDTHLQFEGPCVIQMQEVFVEDWHFATGSDLVSSTYFPAPVVAGEHLVQVVPSGPDGRSDVMHQLLNAAVADADHSITFITPYFVPDRAMILALTSAAYRGVRVRLLLPSRSDHWLVLWAGRTYYEDLLEAGVEIYEFDEAMIHSKVVVVDERWSMVGSANMDIRSFQLNFELTNILYDRGVASMLLSDFEPIFVRSRRVQERDVHAWTYPQTLAAGLARLATPIL from the coding sequence ATGAGTTCCGCATTGATCTGGTCATTGCTGTCGATCGTTTACTACCTCGCGGTGACGTTGGCCGTGCTGGACATTCTGCACAACCGGCGAGAGCCGCGAGGCATGTTGGCGTGGATACTGGCCTTGGTCGCGCTGCCGCTGATCGGGCTGTTCCTCTACATGCTGGTCGGGCCCGTTCCGATGCAACGCAAGGTTCAGCGGCGTATTCGGCGGCGCAATCTCATTGAGCCCTCGCTGGTTCAGAAGACGGCCGTGCTGGAGCAGAAGCACGACGCGCGCGGAGCCGTCCGGATTGATGCGAGCACCCGTTCCTTGATGCAGTTGGCGACGCGGGTCAGTGATGCGGTCGTCACCAGCGACAACAAGGTCGTTGTGTATCACGACGCGGAACGTGCGTTTCTCAATCTGTCGCTCGCGATCGAGGCGGCCGAGCAGCATGTTCACATGGAGTACTACATCTTCGCGGACGACGAGACAGGCCGGGCAATGCGCGATCTGCTGGTCCGCAAGGCTGGTCAGGGCGTGGAAGTGCGGTTGCTGCTCGATGCGGTGGGTTGCTGGTCGCTGTCTCGGCGATTTGTGAAGGAGATGAAGGCAGGCGGCGTGCGCGTTGAATTCTTCCTTCCGTGGGGGCTGACCAATCGGCGTTTGCAACTCAACTGTCGAAATCATCGAAAGCTGACCGTCGTTGATGGCGTGCTGGCGTTCTCAGGAAGCAAGAACATCGCCGACGAATATCTCGGCAGAAAACGCCGCAAGCTGGGCCCGTGGATTGACACCCACCTTCAGTTCGAAGGCCCCTGCGTCATCCAGATGCAGGAGGTGTTTGTCGAGGATTGGCATTTTGCAACAGGCAGCGATCTGGTTTCATCAACCTACTTTCCCGCGCCAGTCGTTGCAGGGGAACATCTCGTACAGGTCGTGCCGAGCGGCCCGGACGGCCGATCCGATGTCATGCACCAGCTGCTCAATGCGGCCGTCGCGGACGCCGATCACTCGATCACCTTCATTACGCCCTACTTCGTGCCGGATCGGGCCATGATTCTGGCACTCACCTCAGCGGCTTACCGCGGCGTCCGGGTTCGACTGCTGCTGCCTTCACGGTCCGATCACTGGCTGGTGCTGTGGGCCGGGCGAACCTATTACGAGGACCTCCTGGAGGCCGGCGTCGAGATCTACGAATTCGACGAAGCCATGATTCATTCAAAGGTGGTGGTTGTCGACGAACGCTGGTCGATGGTCGGATCGGCCAACATGGATATTCGCAGCTTTCAATTGAACTTCGAACTGACGAACATCCTCTACGATCGGGGCGTGGCGTCCATGCTGCTATCGGATTTCGAGCCGATTTTCGTCCGCTCCCGGCGAGTCCAGGAACGTGATGTTCACGCGTGGACCTATCCGCAGACGCTTGCCGCCGGGCTGGCTCGTCTGGCGACGCCGATCCTGTGA